GCCACATGGGGGTCCATTTACGATGCTGATAATGCCGTTCCACCGCCCCTGATACTCGTCTTGGGATACACTACAGGCATACAGGCATGTTTACTCAAATATTGTAATACCTAAACCACATAACGCAAAAaactttatgaattttttaaacgaatcAAGTTACGTaacgaattaaattacaaagatTGTAAAAAACACGAATTTAAGTTACTAAATGTTACTACtcttaatttacaaaaattaagttgataAGGAACCAATAATCatcgaaattaaattgtataatattatttttgaacaagtagaattattagaaaaattagaaaattaagtattggagGGTTCAGAAGCCAATTAGATAATTAACGATTTTATAAGTTCGttctaaaaaatatagcaAAACTTGCTAAGAATCGTTTTTAAGGAGTTCACTACGGAACTCTATGTTAAGAGTTCAGTGacttaaaattaacaatgcATTGACAAAAGTTACTTGACGGCAAATGATTTTTGTTGTCAGTGATGTTGGAAACAGAGTATATAATTCTTCCCCTTGagtcattttttttacaaagtacACTGGAATCAATTAAATCTATCTTtgtgtatatttttaattttggactTTTTGCAGATTTGGGTGATTCCAGCAACGGGCGAAGCCACTGAAATCTTATCATTTCGTCATAGCATTCTTCGTGTTCTCCGATTGATTCCGACTCCGTTCAAAACTGGCGGAGACAATGTTGATTTGTTTGCATCATCGCGTCCTCTAATCGCTCTTTGTGACTCTATTTCAAATTACAGCACTCTGACTTTTCGGTCACTTAAAGGAGGAGTTGTAGATCCGGTATAtgcactaataataataataatgttgtagtgattttattttcgaaaattttattttaggtaAAACAGATACAGTTTAAAACGTCAATCTTGAACGTTTTAGCAAATCGTCATTCGATTGTGGTGAGTTTTGCTGAAAAAATCGCCGTCTTCGATGCATTTACTTTGGAGAATCGTATCAGTGTGACTACTTGTTATTTGAGCCCTGGTATCCAACAGAATCCTTTAGCTTTAGGTGCAAGATGGTTGGCGTACGCTGAAAAAAGGCTAATAGCGAATAATCGGAGTGGAGGTGGCAATGAAGGGGAAGGAGtacaagtaattaaaatataggatgaaataaatgtataaaattataaattttttgtagagTTATACCGCTACTGTATTACATGCAGCAAAGTCTTTGGGTCGTGGCATTCGGGAATTCACCGAATCAGTGGCTGGAAGTTTAACGGGGAATCCCAATTTTAAACCTGGTTCATCAACGAGTAGCCCCCAAGCCGGAGGAGTAGCCGATGTGCCCCAAAAAGGCATCGTTACAATTCTCGACATTGAAAACAAGACAATGAGTCCACAAGAGAATGTTATTCCGCAAGATGCTGTGATAGCCCATTTTGTAGCCCACACTGAAGCTATTGTTTGTTTATCGTTTGATCCGAGCGGAATGTTACTTTTAACAGCCGATAAACGTGGTCATGATTTTCACGTGTTTCGGATACAACCCCATCCTGGGGGCCCTGCTTTGGCTGCAGTCCATCACTTGTATGTGTTACATCGTGGTGATACATCGGCCAAAGTTCAAGATATGTGTTTTTCACCGGATTCGCGTTGGGTGACTGTATCTACACTTCGGGGAACTACTCATGTATTTCCGGTGACACCTTACGGTGGTCCGATTAGTGTACGAACACATGCTACAGCACATGTTGTTAATAAGATGTCAAGGTATCAACGATCAGCTGGATTGACTTTGGAAGGTAGATCAAGTAGTCCAGTATCATTGACTGAAACACCAGTCAATTCGTTGTTTCCCTATCGCAATCCAAGATTTCCACCTTATCCACAGCCGACTATTGTCAATCCACTTGCTCAAATCAGACAACCGGTTTATGTACAAAATACAACGGGAGCATTGTCTCAAAGAACCCATCCTGGAAGACAACGATTGTCTTCGTCGTCAGAAGAGAATATTACTTTGAGGGTTGTAGCGTGTTTTGCCTCACCTAGAGCATGGATGGATGTCTCAAAAGGGGGACCAAGAGAGACTTCGCACAAGCCCCAAATCAAACCGGTGAGtcaaacaaaccgttttgttcTAAAGACATTTCGAATtataaacattaatttattataacttacACAGACAAGTCATTTGTACtgcatgaaaaaatttaaacaaagtttaaagttatatttgtTAAGCAAATGCTTTTATACTCTAATAAATGAACaagttttaccaaaaaatcaatcgatgttttgtgatatattgtttaaatttattttagtgtAACTacgttttatgttttatatgTTTTGACATGTCGTTCAACGCCATAATATGGTTGTTTTTATCATGAATAAAGTGAAATTCTATTCTATATTCTTCTTTCAGGTGGAGTCCTTGTTCGTAATCTCGTGCTACGGAACGTTAATCCAGTACGATTTGGAACCACATCCATCTTCTTCGCTCCCAAAAGAACGCGTATGTAACGATACCCCAATTGAATTGAAAGTATGTGCAAAAGCCCAATGGTCTCTTCATCGTCGCCTTCATACCGCTGACGTTCCCTTACCATTATCCGAAGACAACTTAAATTTTATAGCTCAAAGCGTGCCTCTTTACAAAAAGACTAAACCCGATCATAACGACGATCATTGGTTGTCTCAAGTTGAAATTGTGACACATCTAGGACCCCATAGGAGGCTTTGGATGGGACCCCAATTTACGTTCAAAACCTATACCATCACAAATGGTACTGTTTTAGAAACGAAATCAGTTGATGTGAGACGTTCAAAACCGGTTAATATGCCGGTGAGCAAAGCTAATGCGATTTTAATTGAATCGGGGTCTGCAAGCAGTTGCGAGCAATTGTTTTTGGACACATATCATAAGGCGTGTGAGGAGGTGGGAAGTGCTGGGGAGACAAGACTTAAAGAGGATTTGGCAGATGCCATGTTAGAATCGCCAGGAATTCGAGGAGGAGATAcaggtaattaattaattgaaatagaagcaatgactaaaattaattgctagtcatgtaatttgtgttttatttttatttgtatccCATATTGCACTTGAAATACTTTTTGCTTTGGCTTGAAAAGTGGTTGAATTTTCCTTGTGATGAGTGAcacaaattacataattataaaaaaagcgCGCTCATTTAATGCGGTATTTCGTCGCGATGATGACACACGACATTAAATCATCAGCTGCAGAACTAGCCAAAGGCAGGAAAACTGACCACTTGAATTAACAATCAAATCGCACAGTATAATAACCCTCCTTCTATATGCATTCATTTCCTATTATTTATAgtactttttctttttaattttttggttgaGGTGCATGTGTGCATGCTTTATATCACAATCAATCAGTAATACCTGCCATTGGCTTTTTCTGTTCAGGTGGGCATTGCGTGATCGTTTCAATGAAACCATCATCGACAGTTGCCAAAGTCGTGAATCCGTTAGGCACCGTTGTAACAGTCCAATCTGATGATGAAACAACGCTAGAACAGCAAGTTATTGAAGATGCTGTTATACATGAAAACTGCGATGAAGCATTATTTAGACCGGTGGTGGCACCAAAAGccgttttttattcagaaaccAAACCGAAACCTTGTCCTCCAGATCACATACTGACCAAAAGTCTCGAAGCCAACACTGAAGTCGCCGTCAAAATCATCAATCATAAAAgcaacaatgaaaaaaataatagactaTCTTCCAAACATATCAAGTCGAGAGAAAGCTCACCTAAAactaaaacaatcaaaaaaagtTGCGGCAAAATTGAGGAGAATAAGACCAAAATCAAGAAGGAAGACAAAG
The sequence above is a segment of the Tribolium castaneum strain GA2 chromosome 9, icTriCast1.1, whole genome shotgun sequence genome. Coding sequences within it:
- the LOC661755 gene encoding breast carcinoma-amplified sequence 3 homolog isoform X1, with protein sequence MSAESPRRSRSQTRGGSSVTVAPQQVTDPTILDSVAGFINEVVPTAYNVPNEVDDKIQWAHFEQLDQDEATWGSIYDADNAVPPPLILVLGYTTGIQIWVIPATGEATEILSFRHSILRVLRLIPTPFKTGGDNVDLFASSRPLIALCDSISNYSTLTFRSLKGGVVDPVKQIQFKTSILNVLANRHSIVVSFAEKIAVFDAFTLENRISVTTCYLSPGIQQNPLALGARWLAYAEKRLIANNRSGGGNEGEGVQSYTATVLHAAKSLGRGIREFTESVAGSLTGNPNFKPGSSTSSPQAGGVADVPQKGIVTILDIENKTMSPQENVIPQDAVIAHFVAHTEAIVCLSFDPSGMLLLTADKRGHDFHVFRIQPHPGGPALAAVHHLYVLHRGDTSAKVQDMCFSPDSRWVTVSTLRGTTHVFPVTPYGGPISVRTHATAHVVNKMSRYQRSAGLTLEGRSSSPVSLTETPVNSLFPYRNPRFPPYPQPTIVNPLAQIRQPVYVQNTTGALSQRTHPGRQRLSSSSEENITLRVVACFASPRAWMDVSKGGPRETSHKPQIKPVESLFVISCYGTLIQYDLEPHPSSSLPKERVCNDTPIELKVCAKAQWSLHRRLHTADVPLPLSEDNLNFIAQSVPLYKKTKPDHNDDHWLSQVEIVTHLGPHRRLWMGPQFTFKTYTITNGTVLETKSVDVRRSKPVNMPVSKANAILIESGSASSCEQLFLDTYHKACEEVGSAGETRLKEDLADAMLESPGIRGGDTGGHCVIVSMKPSSTVAKVVNPLGTVVTVQSDDETTLEQQVIEDAVIHENCDEALFRPVVAPKAVFYSETKPKPCPPDHILTKSLEANTEVAVKIINHKSNNEKNNRLSSKHIKSRESSPKTKTIKKSCGKIEENKTKIKKEDKVQDVLDCVCVDLPQFEDVPMKKSPDSSLFESILKFEDAEDCSEKMTNALNKTTDPEITCSSEEEKLSTRKARKPKTKLGVKITKEKENASLVEIDVPPIKRSWNIVAASKPPKEKIIDLDLPEIESVESFAVNKLAKKENLIDIDVEVKNDELLKIDNKSSDEIGSSPDTTESDDSSKVPPIVEDENLAPAQNSQTSKSSRKKSKKKRK
- the LOC661755 gene encoding breast carcinoma-amplified sequence 3 homolog isoform X2, encoding MSAESPRRSRSQTRGGSSVTVAPQQVTDPTILDSVAGFINEVVPTAYNVPNEVDDKIQWAHFEQLDQDEATWGSIYDADNAVPPPLILVLGYTTGIQIWVIPATGEATEILSFRHSILRVLRLIPTPFKTGGDNVDLFASSRPLIALCDSISNYSTLTFRSLKGGVVDPVKQIQFKTSILNVLANRHSIVVSFAEKIAVFDAFTLENRISVTTCYLSPGIQQNPLALGARWLAYAEKRLIANNRSGGGNEGEGVQSYTATVLHAAKSLGRGIREFTESVAGSLTGNPNFKPGSSTSSPQAGGVADVPQKGIVTILDIENKTMSPQENVIPQDAVIAHFVAHTEAIVCLSFDPSGMLLLTADKRGHDFHVFRIQPHPGGPALAAVHHLYVLHRGDTSAKVQDMCFSPDSRWVTVSTLRGTTHVFPVTPYGGPISVRTHATAHVVNKMSRYQRSAGLTLEGRSSSPVSLTETPVNSLFPYRNPRFPPYPQPTIVNPLAQIRQPVYVQNTTGALSQRTHPGRQRLSSSSEENITLRVVACFASPRAWMDVSKGGPRETSHKPQIKPVESLFVISCYGTLIQYDLEPHPSSSLPKERVCNDTPIELKVCAKAQWSLHRRLHTADVPLPLSEDNLNFIAQSVPLYKKTKPDHNDDHWLSQVEIVTHLGPHRRLWMGPQFTFKTYTITNGTVLETKSVDVRRSKPVNMPVSKANAILIESGSASSCEQLFLDTYHKACEEVGSAGETRLKEDLADAMLESPGIRGGDTDHILTKSLEANTEVAVKIINHKSNNEKNNRLSSKHIKSRESSPKTKTIKKSCGKIEENKTKIKKEDKVQDVLDCVCVDLPQFEDVPMKKSPDSSLFESILKFEDAEDCSEKMTNALNKTTDPEITCSSEEEKLSTRKARKPKTKLGVKITKEKENASLVEIDVPPIKRSWNIVAASKPPKEKIIDLDLPEIESVESFAVNKLAKKENLIDIDVEVKNDELLKIDNKSSDEIGSSPDTTESDDSSKVPPIVEDENLAPAQNSQTSKSSRKKSKKKRK